A stretch of Longimicrobium terrae DNA encodes these proteins:
- a CDS encoding DUF2231 domain-containing protein codes for MTAHIFLAHFPVALILIGALADLIAVTVRRPELRGFASSLLILGGACVLLSFLTGQSALDAIAARQPSGSMAIEAHQQWGAVGAWVVAAASGLRAMWRKQLDGPRGWALLAAAQVAALIVIGIATSGAAISHG; via the coding sequence GTGACTGCACACATCTTTCTGGCGCACTTTCCCGTGGCGCTCATCCTGATCGGCGCGCTGGCGGACCTGATCGCGGTGACGGTCCGGCGTCCGGAGCTGCGCGGGTTCGCCAGTTCGCTGCTGATTCTGGGCGGCGCCTGCGTGCTGCTGTCGTTCCTGACGGGACAGAGCGCCCTGGACGCGATCGCGGCGCGCCAGCCGTCCGGGAGCATGGCGATAGAGGCGCACCAGCAGTGGGGCGCGGTGGGGGCGTGGGTAGTGGCCGCGGCTTCGGGGCTGCGTGCGATGTGGCGCAAGCAGCTGGACGGTCCGCGGGGATGGGCGCTCCTGGCCGCCGCGCAGGTCGCCGCGCTGATCGTGATCGGCATCGCGACGTCGGGCGCGGCGATCTCTCATGGGTGA
- the queD gene encoding 6-carboxytetrahydropterin synthase QueD, giving the protein MEIFKEFGFESAHRLPNLPPEHKCARLHGHSYRVQIHVQGPLHPTFGWVMDFADLKAAFRPLFEQLDHNYLNDIEGLENPTSEVLARWIWTRLRPRLPLLSRVVVRETCTSGCSYAGEDEA; this is encoded by the coding sequence GTGGAGATCTTCAAGGAGTTCGGGTTCGAGTCGGCGCACCGCCTGCCCAACCTGCCGCCGGAGCACAAGTGCGCACGGCTGCACGGGCATTCCTACCGCGTGCAGATCCACGTTCAGGGGCCGCTGCATCCCACGTTCGGCTGGGTGATGGATTTCGCCGACCTCAAGGCGGCGTTCCGCCCCCTGTTTGAGCAGCTGGACCACAACTACCTGAACGACATCGAAGGGCTCGAGAACCCCACCAGCGAGGTGCTCGCCCGGTGGATCTGGACGCGCCTGCGCCCCCGCCTGCCCCTGCTGAGCCGCGTCGTCGTGCGCGAGACGTGCACCTCCGGCTGCAGCTACGCCGGCGAGGACGAGGCGTGA
- a CDS encoding aldehyde dehydrogenase family protein, translated as MADQFKNFIGGEWVAPSTGNYFENRNPAKQSDLIGLFPRSGREDVDRAVAAAKKGFAEWRLTPAPARGDVLRKVGDLLTARKDEIAKAATREMGKTLQETRGDLQEGIDTAYYAGVEGRRLFGKTVPSELRNKWAMSVRRPIGVTGLITPFNFPLAIPTWKMFPALVCGNSVIIKPAEDTPHTVALLVEILEEAGIPAGVVNLVHGLGEEVGAAIVEHPEIPVISFTGSTETGSHIGQVCGRMHKRLSLEMGGKNAQIVMPDADLDLAIDGVLWGAFGTTGQRCTATSRLLLHTDIHDEFVERLIERAKKLKLGYGLEKDVDVGPLIHEASRTKVEEYFEIGKQEATLVLGGERATGEGLDDGFFVQPTIFVDVKPGSRLATEEIFGPVLSVIRFNDLDEAIRINNEVKYGLSSSVYTRDAVASFRAFQDLDNGITYVNAPTIGAEAHLPFGGVKQTGNGHREGGWEVYEFYSETKVCYLDYSGKLQRAQIDNYEASPY; from the coding sequence ATGGCGGACCAGTTCAAGAATTTCATCGGGGGCGAGTGGGTTGCGCCGTCGACCGGCAACTACTTTGAGAACCGCAATCCGGCCAAGCAGTCGGACCTGATCGGCCTGTTCCCCCGCAGCGGCCGCGAAGACGTGGACCGTGCCGTGGCGGCGGCCAAGAAGGGCTTCGCGGAGTGGCGCCTGACGCCCGCCCCGGCCCGCGGCGACGTGCTGCGCAAGGTGGGCGACCTGCTGACCGCCCGTAAGGACGAGATCGCCAAGGCCGCCACGCGCGAAATGGGCAAGACGCTGCAGGAAACGCGCGGCGACCTGCAGGAAGGCATCGACACGGCCTACTACGCCGGCGTCGAGGGCCGCCGCCTGTTCGGCAAGACGGTGCCGTCGGAACTGCGCAACAAGTGGGCGATGAGCGTGCGCCGCCCCATCGGCGTGACGGGCCTCATCACCCCGTTCAACTTCCCGCTGGCCATTCCCACGTGGAAGATGTTCCCCGCCCTGGTGTGCGGAAACAGCGTCATCATCAAGCCGGCGGAAGACACGCCGCACACGGTGGCCCTGCTGGTGGAGATCCTTGAGGAAGCGGGAATCCCGGCCGGCGTCGTGAACCTCGTCCACGGCTTGGGCGAAGAAGTGGGCGCGGCCATCGTGGAGCATCCCGAAATCCCGGTCATCTCCTTTACCGGATCGACCGAGACGGGTTCGCACATCGGCCAGGTGTGCGGGCGCATGCACAAGCGTCTGTCCCTGGAGATGGGCGGCAAGAACGCGCAGATCGTGATGCCGGACGCCGACCTGGACCTGGCGATCGACGGCGTGCTGTGGGGCGCGTTCGGCACCACGGGCCAGCGCTGCACCGCGACGAGCCGCCTGCTGCTGCACACCGACATCCACGACGAGTTCGTGGAGCGCCTGATTGAGCGCGCCAAGAAGCTCAAGCTGGGCTACGGGCTGGAAAAGGACGTGGACGTCGGCCCGCTGATTCACGAGGCGTCGCGCACCAAGGTCGAGGAATACTTCGAGATCGGAAAGCAGGAGGCCACGCTCGTCCTGGGCGGCGAGCGCGCCACCGGCGAGGGGCTGGACGACGGCTTCTTCGTGCAGCCGACCATCTTCGTGGACGTGAAGCCCGGTTCTCGCCTGGCCACGGAAGAAATCTTCGGCCCGGTGCTGAGCGTGATCCGCTTCAACGATCTGGACGAGGCGATCCGCATCAACAACGAAGTGAAGTACGGGCTCAGCAGCTCGGTCTATACGCGTGACGCCGTGGCCTCGTTCCGCGCGTTCCAGGACCTGGACAACGGCATCACCTACGTCAACGCGCCGACGATCGGCGCCGAGGCGCACCTGCCGTTCGGCGGCGTGAAGCAGACCGGAAACGGCCACCGCGAGGGCGGCTGGGAAGTGTACGAGTTCTACTCGGAAACCAAGGTCTGCTACCTGGACTACTCCGGGAAGCTGCAGCGCGCGCAGATCGACAACTACGAGGCGTCGCCGTACTGA
- a CDS encoding isocitrate/isopropylmalate dehydrogenase family protein, whose protein sequence is MPHTVTLIPGDGIGPEITEAVVRVIEATGADIQWDRRDAGVSAIERHNTPIPPETLESIRATRVALKGPLTTPVGVGFRSINVALRKEFDLYANVRPAKTLVPGGRYQDVDIVLIRENTEGLYSGVEHYVGIGGDPRAAAESVMLVTRFGVDRILRYAFEYAVQHGRKKVTLAHKANILKYTQGLFLDVGREMAKEYAGRVEFEDRIIDAAAMMLVMDPAKFDVIVCENMFGDILSDLIAGLVGGLGLAPGANIGKDASIFEAVHGSAPDIAGKGVANPLALLTAGVMMLEHLGMRDEGARIRKAFTATVLEKDSLTPDLGGTGTTSSIADAVIRRL, encoded by the coding sequence ATGCCGCATACCGTTACGCTGATCCCCGGAGACGGGATCGGGCCGGAAATCACGGAAGCCGTGGTGCGCGTGATCGAGGCGACCGGCGCCGACATCCAGTGGGACCGCCGCGACGCCGGCGTGAGCGCCATCGAACGCCACAACACGCCGATTCCGCCGGAAACGCTGGAGTCCATCCGCGCCACCCGCGTGGCGCTCAAGGGGCCGCTCACCACCCCGGTGGGCGTGGGCTTCCGCTCCATCAACGTGGCGCTCCGCAAGGAGTTCGACCTGTACGCCAACGTGCGCCCGGCCAAGACGCTGGTGCCGGGCGGGCGGTACCAGGACGTGGACATCGTCCTGATCCGCGAAAACACCGAGGGGCTGTACAGCGGGGTGGAGCACTACGTGGGCATCGGCGGCGATCCGCGCGCGGCGGCCGAGTCGGTGATGCTCGTGACCCGCTTCGGCGTGGACCGCATTCTCCGCTACGCGTTCGAGTACGCCGTACAGCACGGCCGCAAGAAGGTCACGCTGGCGCACAAGGCCAACATCCTCAAGTACACGCAGGGCCTGTTTCTGGACGTGGGCCGCGAGATGGCCAAGGAGTACGCGGGCCGCGTGGAGTTCGAGGACCGCATCATCGACGCGGCGGCCATGATGCTGGTGATGGACCCCGCCAAGTTCGACGTGATTGTCTGCGAGAACATGTTCGGCGACATCCTCTCCGACCTGATCGCCGGGCTGGTGGGCGGGCTGGGGCTGGCTCCGGGCGCCAACATCGGCAAGGACGCGTCGATCTTCGAGGCGGTGCACGGCTCCGCGCCGGACATCGCGGGCAAGGGCGTCGCCAACCCGCTGGCGCTGCTGACGGCCGGCGTGATGATGCTGGAGCACCTGGGAATGCGCGACGAGGGCGCGCGCATCCGCAAGGCGTTCACCGCGACCGTGCTGGAAAAGGACAGCCTGACGCCCGACCTGGGCGGCACGGGAACCACGTCGTCCATCGCGGACGCCGTCATCCGGCGCCTCTGA
- a CDS encoding SDR family NAD(P)-dependent oxidoreductase has protein sequence MPPRHPAHDQPHPPEESSYPSVPEVPSTVTSSAADTVDQLLEDLNEETQSQSLNYGMSLRGRVAIITGGASGIGRAVALEFARHGVHVAFNYFSYDGTDDAEEEAAETERLIRQLEVRVRCEKCDVRDPEAVERFIKNTRTEFGRVHILVNNAGIGRDRALWRLTDEQWRTVLDTNLTGAFHMIRALAPTFRRQHDGKIVNVSSVHAIRSEFGLANYSASKAGLLGLTRSAALELGPSNINVNAVAPGYIRTNRLTSGVPAEILDTARERSVLGRLGDPQDVANVVVFLCSEYARHITGTVVPVDGGHLL, from the coding sequence ATGCCCCCACGCCATCCCGCTCACGACCAGCCTCATCCGCCGGAGGAATCCTCGTATCCCTCCGTACCGGAGGTGCCCTCCACCGTCACCAGCTCCGCCGCGGACACGGTTGACCAGCTGCTGGAGGACCTGAACGAGGAAACCCAGTCGCAGTCCCTGAACTACGGGATGAGCCTGCGGGGCCGCGTCGCCATCATCACCGGCGGCGCGTCGGGGATCGGGCGGGCCGTGGCGCTGGAGTTTGCGCGGCACGGCGTGCACGTGGCCTTCAACTACTTTTCGTACGACGGCACCGACGACGCGGAGGAAGAAGCCGCGGAGACCGAGCGGCTGATCCGCCAGCTGGAGGTGCGCGTGCGCTGCGAAAAGTGCGACGTGCGCGACCCCGAGGCGGTGGAGCGCTTCATCAAGAACACGCGGACGGAGTTCGGGCGCGTCCACATCCTGGTCAACAACGCCGGCATCGGCCGCGACCGCGCCCTGTGGCGGCTTACGGATGAGCAATGGCGCACGGTGCTGGACACCAACCTCACCGGCGCCTTTCACATGATCCGCGCGCTGGCCCCCACCTTCCGCCGCCAGCACGACGGCAAGATCGTCAACGTCTCGTCGGTGCACGCCATCCGCAGCGAGTTCGGCCTGGCCAACTACAGCGCCAGCAAGGCCGGGCTGCTGGGGCTTACACGGAGCGCGGCGCTGGAGCTGGGGCCCAGCAACATCAACGTCAACGCGGTGGCGCCGGGGTACATCCGCACCAACCGGCTCACCAGCGGCGTCCCGGCGGAGATCCTGGACACCGCCCGCGAGCGCTCCGTGCTGGGCCGCCTGGGCGACCCGCAGGACGTGGCCAACGTGGTCGTGTTTCTGTGCTCGGAATACGCCCGCCACATTACCGGAACCGTCGTTCCCGTCGACGGCGGACACCTGCTCTGA
- a CDS encoding aminotransferase class V-fold PLP-dependent enzyme yields the protein MNADAPVYLDYAATSAIRPDAVIDAVGDYLRGIGATPGRAGHRRAVEAGRVVFRCRRALAELFNLPGDPGRLTFQLNATHALNVALLGLLRSGDRVVRTAYDHNAVRRPVNALMARGVRQTVLRGAPDGSVDLDEAARALAGNGEPARLLVITHANNVLGTALPVAELAALAHDVGALVLVDAAQSAGHLPIDVQAMGIDLLAFTGHKGLLGPQGTGGLWAREGVEVGPTFFGGTGGDSDSPDMPELLPDRLEAGSQNGPGIAGLLAGVQWVMERGVPALHARESLLKLRLWYALDCIAGITVLSPPAPDGVGIVTIAAAAMDAAELATRLDREAGVLVRAGLHCAPEQHDLLGTGRTGAVRFSIGWATTEDEVDWAAAAVARIAGAAEPGPEPAGS from the coding sequence ATGAACGCGGACGCGCCGGTCTACCTGGACTACGCGGCCACCTCCGCCATCCGCCCGGACGCGGTCATCGACGCGGTGGGCGACTACCTGCGCGGCATCGGCGCCACACCGGGGCGCGCGGGGCACCGGCGCGCGGTGGAGGCCGGCCGCGTCGTCTTCCGCTGCCGGCGGGCGCTGGCGGAGCTCTTCAACCTTCCCGGCGATCCCGGCCGCCTCACCTTTCAGCTGAACGCCACGCACGCGCTCAACGTGGCGCTGCTGGGGCTGCTGCGCTCCGGCGATCGCGTAGTGCGCACCGCGTACGACCACAACGCCGTCCGCCGTCCCGTAAACGCGTTGATGGCGCGCGGCGTTCGCCAGACCGTGCTGCGCGGCGCGCCGGACGGCTCGGTGGATCTGGACGAAGCCGCGCGTGCGCTGGCGGGAAACGGCGAACCGGCGCGCCTGCTCGTCATCACCCACGCCAACAACGTGCTGGGGACGGCGCTCCCTGTGGCGGAACTCGCGGCGCTGGCGCACGATGTGGGCGCGCTGGTGCTGGTGGATGCGGCGCAGTCCGCCGGCCACCTGCCGATCGACGTGCAGGCGATGGGCATCGACCTGCTGGCCTTTACCGGGCACAAGGGGCTGCTGGGGCCGCAGGGCACGGGCGGGCTCTGGGCGCGCGAGGGTGTGGAGGTAGGACCGACGTTCTTTGGCGGAACGGGCGGCGATTCCGATTCGCCGGACATGCCGGAACTGCTGCCGGACCGGCTGGAGGCGGGGTCGCAGAACGGGCCGGGGATCGCGGGTCTGCTGGCCGGCGTGCAATGGGTGATGGAGCGCGGCGTTCCCGCCCTTCACGCGCGCGAATCGCTGCTCAAGCTGCGGCTGTGGTACGCGCTGGACTGCATCGCCGGAATCACGGTGCTCAGCCCGCCCGCTCCGGACGGCGTGGGGATCGTGACCATCGCGGCGGCGGCGATGGACGCGGCGGAACTGGCGACGCGGCTTGACCGCGAGGCGGGGGTGCTGGTGCGCGCCGGGCTTCACTGCGCGCCGGAGCAGCACGACCTGTTGGGCACGGGCCGCACGGGTGCGGTGCGCTTCAGCATCGGCTGGGCGACCACGGAGGATGAGGTGGACTGGGCGGCGGCCGCCGTGGCGCGCATCGCGGGCGCGGCGGAACCGGGGCCGGAGCCGGCGGGTAGCTGA
- a CDS encoding sigma-54-dependent transcriptional regulator — MARILVVDDEEGIRRVLHQLFEYEDHEVRSAGGGAEAISIYAEFQPDVTFLDVKMARMDGLEALTKIREHDPAAVIIMISGHGTIDTAVEATRRGAYDFLEKPLDTDRLLLVLRNALQQQGLVQENQRLRGEIESRHQIVGRSFALRQVLDRVEKVAPTDARVLITGENGTGKELVARAIHRLSPRADKAFIELNCAAIPSELIESELFGHMKGSFTGAHEDRAGKFELADGGTLFLDEIGDMSLAAQAKVLRALQEGIVTRVGGAKPIQVDVRVLAATNKDVEDEIAAGRFREDLYYRLNVIPLIVPSLRERREDISMLVRHFVEANARQSNMRPKQFTDEALDRLQRMDWPGNVRELRNTVERLLILASGASVTGEDVDLLVGGKMKGGGLSGDLLGCATFAEFKEAAERAFILQKLRENDWNVSETARIIDMPRSNLYKKIERYDLVREG, encoded by the coding sequence ATGGCACGCATTCTGGTCGTCGACGACGAAGAAGGCATCCGCCGGGTGCTGCACCAGCTGTTCGAGTACGAGGACCACGAGGTCCGCTCGGCCGGCGGCGGCGCGGAGGCCATCAGCATCTACGCGGAATTCCAGCCGGACGTCACCTTTCTGGACGTCAAGATGGCGCGCATGGACGGCCTGGAGGCGCTGACCAAGATCCGCGAGCACGATCCCGCCGCCGTCATCATCATGATCAGCGGGCATGGGACCATCGATACGGCCGTGGAAGCCACCCGCCGCGGCGCCTACGACTTTCTCGAAAAGCCGCTGGATACCGACCGGCTTCTGCTCGTCCTGCGCAACGCGCTGCAGCAGCAGGGGCTGGTGCAGGAAAACCAGCGGCTGCGCGGCGAGATCGAGAGCCGGCACCAGATTGTGGGCCGCAGCTTCGCGCTGAGGCAGGTGCTGGACCGGGTGGAAAAGGTGGCGCCGACGGACGCGCGCGTGCTCATCACCGGCGAGAACGGTACGGGCAAGGAGCTGGTCGCCCGTGCCATCCACCGCCTGTCGCCCCGCGCGGACAAGGCGTTCATCGAGCTGAACTGCGCCGCCATTCCGTCGGAACTGATTGAATCCGAGCTGTTCGGCCACATGAAGGGCTCGTTCACCGGCGCGCACGAGGACCGTGCCGGCAAGTTCGAGCTGGCGGACGGCGGCACGCTGTTTCTGGACGAAATCGGCGACATGAGCCTGGCCGCGCAGGCCAAGGTGCTGCGCGCGCTGCAGGAGGGGATCGTGACGCGGGTGGGCGGCGCCAAGCCCATTCAGGTGGACGTGCGCGTGCTGGCGGCCACCAACAAGGACGTCGAGGACGAGATCGCCGCTGGCCGCTTTCGTGAGGACCTGTACTACCGGCTGAACGTCATTCCGCTCATCGTCCCTTCCCTGCGCGAGCGGCGGGAAGACATCAGCATGCTCGTGCGCCACTTCGTGGAGGCGAACGCGCGGCAGTCCAACATGCGTCCCAAGCAGTTCACCGACGAGGCGCTGGACCGGCTGCAGCGTATGGACTGGCCCGGCAACGTGCGCGAACTGCGCAACACGGTGGAGCGCCTGCTGATCCTTGCGTCCGGCGCGTCCGTGACGGGAGAGGATGTGGACCTGCTGGTGGGCGGCAAGATGAAGGGCGGCGGGCTGTCCGGCGACCTGCTGGGGTGCGCGACGTTCGCGGAGTTCAAGGAGGCGGCGGAGCGCGCGTTCATCCTGCAGAAGCTGCGCGAAAACGACTGGAACGTGTCGGAAACGGCGCGCATCATCGACATGCCGCGCAGCAACCTGTACAAGAAGATCGAGCGCTACGACCTGGTGCGCGAAGGGTGA